From the genome of candidate division KSB1 bacterium:
CTGGCTGGTGCCCGCCATGCTGTTGCAAACCTTTCTGCACACTGGCCTGTTCATTACGGCGCATGATGCCATGCACGGCACCCTCAGCCGGCACAAGCGCTGGAACGATTTCGCCGGCAGTGTGTGCGTGCTGCTGTATGCGCTGTTCTCTTTCCAGCGGCTGCGCCGCGAGCATCAAAAACATCATGCGCAACCGGCAAGTGTGCAGGATCCGGATTTTCACGACGGCGAACACGCCGGTTTCTGGCGCTGGTACGGCCATTTTATGCTGACCTATGTGACCTGGCGGCAGCTTCTTGGCATGGCGCTGGTTTTCAATCTCCTGCATCACGCGCTGCACCTCGCGCTGGTGAACCTTCTGCTGGGCTGGATTTTCCCGGCGCTGCTCAGCACGCTGCAGCTTTTCTATTTCGGCACCTACCTGCCCCATCGCGAACCGGCAGGCGGTTACGACAATCGCCATCGCACGCGCAGCAATGCCTTCGGGCCGTTCTGGTCGTTTCTCTCCTGCTATCATTTTGGCTATCATCTCGAACATCATGAATTTCCATTCGTGCCCTGGTGGCGGCTGCCCTTCGTGCGCCGCCAGCAGATGCGCCGCGGCAATTGAAGATTCCGCCGGCCTGTGCCCCGCCGGCAGATTCTGCTGATGGTGCCTGCGGCCGCACTGCCGTTTCATTTCACCCGCAATGCAGAGCTTGCCCGTCGATGTCTGTTCCCGATCTCCGCGTCTCGGCCTGCAACACGGCCCCGCCCAATCCCCATGCTGATTACGTGCTGTATTGGATGATTGCCAACCGCCGCACGCAATGGAATTTCAGCCTGCAGCGCGCGGTCGATTATGTGGTGCAGTGGCACAAGCCGCTGCTCGTGCTGGAAGCCCTGCGCTGTGACTATCCCTGGGCCAGTGAGCGGTTTCATCGCTTCGTGATTGAAGGCATGCACGAAAATGCCGGCCGCCTGGGCCGGACCCCGGCATTTTACTATCCCTATGTGGAACCCGAGCCGGGTGCCGGCAAAGGTTTGCTGGCAGCACTGGCGGCGCGCGCCTGCGTGGTAGTTACCGATGATTTTCCCGCCTTCATGCTGCCGCGTATGATCGCCGCCGCCGCCCGGCAGGTGCCCGTGCGGATGGAGAAAGTCGATTCCAACGGCCTGTGGCCGATGCGCGCCACTGATCAGGTTTTCCCAACGGCCTATGCCTTTCGTCGTTTCCTGCAAAAGCATTTGCATGCCCATTTGCTTGCCCTGCCGCTGGCGGATCCTTTGCAAGGCCTGAAACTGCCGAGACTCGGCGCTCTGCCCGGGGAAATTTTGCAGCGCTGGCCACCCGCCGAAGTGACACGGCTCCTCGAGAATCCTGCCGCCCTGGCAAAATTGCCAATCGATCATCGTGTCGCCGCCGTGCCCACCCGCGGTGGCAGCACGGCAGGCCGCGAGAAGCTGCAGACATTTCTCGAACGGCGGCTGGCGCGCTATGCGGAGGAACGCAATCAACCGGAGCAGGAGGTGACCAGCGGCCTGTCCCCGTATTTGCATTTTGGCCATCTCAGCGTGCATGAGGTCTTCACGGAACTGATGCAACGCGAGCAATGGTCGCCGGCGCTCTTGCCGCCCCGCGGCAACGGGGCCAAGGCCGGCTGGTGGGGGGTGCGGCCGGCCGCCGAGGCTTTTCTCGATGAATTGATCACCTGGCGCGAACTGGGATACAACTTTTGCTGCCTGCGCGAAGACTACGATCAATATGAATCCCTGCCGGCATGGGCGCGGGCCTCGCTCGACCGGCACGCCCGCGACCGGCGCAGTTATATTTACTCTCTTGCCCAATTTGAACAGGCCGCGACTCATGATCCGCTGTGGAATGCGGCACAGCGGCAGCTCGTCACCGAGGGCCGCATTCACAACTATCTGCGCATGCTCTGGGGCAAAAAGATCCTGGAGTGGAGCCGCGATCCGCGGGAGGCGCTGGCGATCATGATCGAGTTGAACAACAAATATGCCTTGGACGGCCGCAATCCCAATTCTTATTCCGGCATCTTCTGGGTGTTGGGCCGCTATGACCGGCCGTGGGGCCCGGAACGGCCGATCTTTGGTGTCATTCGTTACATGAGTTCCGAAAACACCACCCGCAAAGTGCGTGTGCGTGAGTATATCCAGCGGTATACCGGCAACCCGCCCGCGCTGTTCGAGTGATTCCTGCGACAAGGAGAATGCACCATGCCCCTCTCCAAAAAGGTTTTCATCACGCCTTCGTTTTGGAAGCTGGTTTGGCACCTGCCCAAATTGCTCCGCCCGGTGCTGCGCCTCATGCGTGACCGGCGCGTGCCGCTGCCCGGCAAGCTTGCCGTCGTGGCGGCGTGCGCCTATGTGGTTTCCCCGGTCGATTTGCTGCCTGATTTCGTGCTGCCACCTTTGGGCCTGAGCGATGATTTCGCCATCCTGCTGGCAGCCCTCCGCTTTCTGTTCAAACTGACTCCACCCCAGGTTCTTCAGGAGCATCTTGGTGAGCTCGATTTGCACGCGATCAGCTAAAACGAAATGGCGCGGCCGTGGCTGCCGGCATACCGCGCCGAATGAGGCGCGCACACCAGCGGCGATTTTGCTCGTGTTGATTTCGCTGTGGCATGTCGCGGAGGCGCCGGCGCAGACGCTGCGGCTCGAGGTGGTTTATCCCCGGGAGGAGCTGACCATCACCGCGCGGGATTCGACGTTTGTGTTCGGCAACTATCAGCCGCCCTCGGCGAAAATCCGGATCAATGGCGTGCCCGCCAGGCAATACCCCAATCAAACCTACATGGCCATGGTGCCGGTCAAACCCGGCAAATTCGTGTTTCGTGCCGTGGCGATTGACACCCTGCCGGCAAGCGGCAGCGTTGATTCGGCTGTGGTCGAACGGCGGGTTTACATTCCTGCTTATCTCGCGACCTCGCCGGCGGCGCCTCTGCAGTTTGACACCAGCTATGTTTATCCCAAAGTCGATCTCGCCATGCGAGCCGGTGAGGTGCTGGGTGTGGCGGTGAAAGCTTCGCCCCGCTGCCGCGCAACCTTCTCCATCGCCGGCGTGGCGCAAGACCTGCCCATGGCGGAACAACGGCCGCGCCGGCAATTTGACTGGGGTGAGGCGGTGTTTGGCCGTGCCCGGCCGCCCAACACACCCGAGGTGATGGGCATCTACACCGGCGTTTACACCTTGCGTGACAGTGATTCCCTGCACAACGCGAGCATTCACTTCCAACTCAGCAACGATCAGGGCGATACGATCACCCTGACGGCGCCCGGGCGCCTGAGCCTGTGGTCCGACGCCATCCCAGAGGTGGCCAGCCTGACCGAAGAATTGACCATCGGCCGCACCGGACCGGGCAATGGCTACCTGCTTTTCCTGCCGCAGGAGGTTAAATTGCGTCTCACCGGCAGGGAGGGCGGATTTTATCGCGCGCGCCTCACTGACGACGAGTCGGTTTGGGTTCCGGTGGCCAATTGCCAGCTCCTGCCCGCCGGCACGCTGCCGCCGCGCACCACCGTGCAGGTTGCCCGCACGCAGAGTTTTGCCGACCGCACACGCGTCACTATTTTCATGGAGGAACGCCTGCCTTTTCGCATCGAACAGCGCACCCAGCCACAGCGCCTGGAGGTGATTTTGTTCGGTGCCACGGCCGATACCGACTGGATCCGCCATGATTACGGTGATCCCCTGATCGGTGAAATTCGCTGGTCGCAGGATCAGGACGAGAAATACCGGCTCAGCATCGCGCTCAATCAAAAGCAACAATGGGGTTATGCCGTCGGCTATGACGGCACGAATCTCGTGCTCGACATCAAAAAGACCCCGAAACTTGCGCCGCCGCCCCACAGCCCGCTGCACGGTTTGTGGATTTGTGTGGATCCCGGCCACGGCCCGGATTTGGGCGCGATCGGCCCCACCGGGTTTTGCGAGAAGGATGCCACCTTCCTGCTGGCGGAGGAACTGCGGGCGCAACTCGAGCGCCGCGGGGCCAGGGTGATCCTGACGCGCACCGTTGCCGAAGAGGGCATGACGCTGGCGGCGCGGCGCAAGTTCGCCGACGTCAGCAATGCCGATTTGTTCATCAGCCTGCATTACAACGCCCTGCCCGACGGCGTGAATCCGTTTCTCAATCGCGGCTCCAGCGCGTTTTATTATCATCCGCAAAGTTACGAGCTGGCAAATAAAATTTTGCGCATGTTGCTTCAGAAGCTAAAACTTCCTAATTTTGGCCTGTTTTACGACAATCTCGCGGTGTGCCGCGTCACCAACATGCCGGCCGTGCTGATCGAGCCGGCGTTTCTCATGCACCCGGAGGAGGAGAAACTGATTCTGTCGCCGCGCTTTCGTGAGCAAACCGCGGCGGCCATCGTCGCCGGCATGGAAGCCTTCGTGCGGGCTGCGCGTGAATGATGCTGCCCCGGCCGCCGGGCCATGCCTGTGGGAACCCTGTTGCAACCGCTCAGGCAGGAATGTATTTGGACTATGCTTATTGCCCGAAATGTGCGGGCCATCTCGAAAAGCGCGCGCTCGATGGCCGTGAGCGCCAGCTATGCTCCCGCTGCGGGTTCATCTTGTACCACAATCCCATTCCCGCCGTTGCCGTGATCGTGCAGCAGGATGATGAGGTTCTGTTGGTGCAACGCGCCGTCGCGCCGCGCGCCGGTGATTGGTGTCTGCCGGCGGGCTTCATGGAGTGGGAGGAGGGGCCGGAGCAGACAGCGCAGCGGGAAGCGCGGGAGGAAACCAATCTCGACATCCGGGTACAGCAGCTTTACGGTGTTTTCCCGGCCAGCGACTATCCCGCCAATCGCATCGTCCTGATCGTCTATCGTGCGGCGATCGTGGGTGGCGAGCTGCGGCCCGGTGATGACGCGCGCGACGCGCGTTTTTTCAAACTGACGGAATTGCCCGAAAATGTGGCCTTCCGTGTGCATCGTCAGATTCTGGCAGCGCTCCAGGAAGAGCGGTTTGCGTCTCTGCCCAAGCAGGATCCGTGATGAAGTGCAGAATACGAATACTTTGTGTGCTGCTGGCCGCTGCAACGCTGAGCGGTAGTTGTCGCTCGGCGCCGGAGTCGCAGCCGACGCCCGCAGCGAGGGTTGGGATGAGCGGCGAAAAAGGTGCGCAAAAAGTCTATCTCGATGAAATGCCCCGGCTGTTTACCACTGCTGCCGGCCGTCAACTCTTGATTCCCGTGACTGGTAGTTTGCCCAATCCGGCCTATCGACTGGACACTCTGCGCGTGGAGCAGCATGACGCTGTGATCGAAATCACGCCGCTGGCGCATTACAATGACAGCCTGATGGTCACGCAAGTCCTGGTGCCCTTTTCCAAAACCGTTGCGGTCGGCCCATTGCAACGGGGTGAATACCAATTACGCTTCCACAGCCGTGCTGGAGTGCAGGAGGCCAGGATCATCGTCGAGTGAGGGGCATGGCAATAAATTGCGACGGTCGCGCAACGTCCGTCCCGCTGCGGAACCGGGGTTTGGGGAAGATGATGAGCTTGCAGGTTAATCCCGGCTGCGCCGGTTTGTAGCGCAGACCTCCTGCCGGCGTTGCTGTGCAGAGAGAATTTCTGCGGTGCAACATTTCAACAGTCGTGCCGGAGTTGATGCCTCCTCCACGCCGGTCCGGCTGCTGCGGAAACGTTTTCAAAAGTGCGCGCTTTCGGCGTGATACGCAGCATGCCGAATTTGCCGGCAGATCAGACTCGAACCTCGCGCGGTGGCGACACATGACGGGTTTCTACTATCATCCGGATTTTCTGCTGCACGACACCGGTGGCGGCCATCCGGAGCGGCCGGCGCGTCTGACTGCGATCATGCAACATCTGGAGGCCACCGGCCTGCTCAGCCGGCTGCACCGCCAACAGCCGGAACCCGCGCCGCTGGCCGCAATCGCGACGGTGCATCCAGCCGGCTACGTGGCGTGGGTGCAACAGAGCTGCGGGCCACGGCTGCACCTGCTCGATTCCGACACTGTGGTCTCGCAGCATTCCTTCCATGCGGCACAACTGGCGGTCGGTGCCGCCCTCGAGGCCGTCGCGCAAGTCAGCGCGGGCAGGCTGCACAATGCCTTCTGTGCAGTGCGGCCGCCGGGCCATCATGCCGAAACGAGCACGGCGATGGGTTTTTGCCTGTTCAACAACGTGGCCACTGCCGCGGATTGGCTGATTCGAAACCGGCGCGCCGAAAAAATCCTGATCATCGATTGGGACGTGCATCACGGCAACGGCACCCAGGAAATTTTCTATGAACGCGGTGATGTTTACTTTTTGAGCTTTCATGAGTGGCCGCTTTATCCCGGTACCGGCCGGGAGGATGAAACCGGCGCGGGCGCCGGCCGCGGCTGCACCCGCAACGTTACCATAGCGCCTTACACCCCCGAGGCCGACTATCTCGAACGCTTTTTTGCCGTGGTGCCGGAAGTGTACGAGCATTTCAAACCCGATTTTGTGCTGCTTTCCGCCGGTTTCGATGCCCATCACCAGGACCCGCTGGCACATCTCCGCTTGACGGAAAGCGGTTTCGGCCGCATGACCGGGCTGGTGCTGGAGCTGGCGCAAACTTATGCCGCCGGCCGCGTTGTTTCCCTGCTGGAGGGCGGCTATGATCGCAACGGGCTGGCGCATTCCGTGGCTGCGCATCTGGAGAAAATGCTGGCAGCGGCGCGTTGAGAGAGCCGGCGTGTGCCGCCTTTCGTCCTCCGGCTGCAACTCTTCCGAGGCCGGAGATACATTCACCCGGCGGGCGCAGAATCGCGCCCGTATCTGTTGTTTGACCGGACGATGATCACAAAACGTCTCGTGCGAGACGGAGTGGGTGCAGGCCATGAGCAGCAAGGGCTGGCAAGACCAATGCGCGAGCGATGATTCCTTCCTGCCGCTGCGGCGGCGCATGGTGACGCAGCAGCTCGAACGTCGTGGCATCCGTGATGCGCGTGTACTCGAAGCCATGCGCAGTGTGCCCCGTCATCTCTTCGTGCCGGAGCGCTACCACGCCCTGGCATATGATGACAGCCCGATCGCGATCGGCTTCGGCCAGACCGTCTCCCAGCCTTACATCGTCGCCTATATGCTGGAAGCGCTGAAGCTGATCGGCATCGAAAAAGTGCTGGAGATTGGCACCGGTTCGGGTTATGAAGCCGCGCTGCTGTCACACTTGTGCGAGGAAGTATATTCCGTCGAAATCATACCGGAGCTGGCGGCGCGTGCCGCCAAAACGCTGGCGGAACTCAACTACACCAACGTGCATGTGCGGTGCACCGATGGCTACAAGGGCTGGCCGGAGGCGGCGCCCTTCGACCGCATCATTCTCTCCGCCGCGCCCACGCACGTCCCCGAACGGCTGGTGGAACAACTCGCGCCCGGCGGCATCATGATTCTGCCGCTGGGTGATCTCGATCAACATCTCGTGCATTTGACCAAAACTGCCGCGGGCAACATCGAGCGCACACAATCCCTGCCGGTGAAATTCGTGCCGATGACCGGGCTTTCCGCGGCCATGAATTGAGCTCTCACCTGCTTGCGATCCCATGCCGGCACCCTCCCCCCGCAAAACCAAACAGGTGCTCACCGAGCGCGACGTCCTGCAGGCCTGGCGGCAGCGCCAGCATCAAATCATCGTGCCTGCCGGTGTGATCATCACGCCTGCGGCGCGCGATGCGGCCCGGACGCGCGGCATGCAATTCGTTGATGCCACCGCCGCCACTCCGCAGCCGGCAGCGGCACCCCCGCCCCCGGCAAGCCCGCTGCTGGTCATCATTGGCTCGGATCATGCCGGCTATCAACTCAAAGAGCAAATCAAAACGCTGTTGCGCGAACTGGGGTACCACCACGAGGATGTGGGCACCTTCAGCGAAGCGCCGGTTGACTATCCCGACATCGCCGAACTGGTGGCGCAAAAAGTGGCGGCCAGACCGGAGCGGCGTGGCATCATCATTGACGGCGCCGGCATCGGCTCGGCCATCGCGGCCAACAAAGTACCCGGCGCGCGTGCCGCCGCCTGCTTTGATCTTTACACCACCCGCAACAGCCGCGAGCACAACAACACCAACGTCTTGTGTCTGGGCAGCCGCAATCTCGGAATTGACATTGCCAAAGAGATCGTCAAAGTCTGGCTGGCCACCGGTTTCGGTGGCGGCCGCCATCTGCGCCGGATCGAAAAGATAACCAGCCTGGAGCAGAAATACGGCCGCACGGCCTGAAACCTGTGGTCTGCTGTTTCGTTTAAGCTGGCGGCCATGGCGGGACGATTCGCATGCCGGCCGTCCCGTGCCTCAACAACAGCAACTTTGAACGACTCAGTTTGTTTTCATGAATCAACCATTCCAAACCCCGCAGCCCTCCGCGCCACCTGCGGGCGGACCTCGCCGCCTGTATCGTTCGCTGAGCGACCGCCGCATTGCCGGTTTGTGCGGTGGCATTGCAGAATACCTTGGCATCGATACCCTGCTGGTGCGCATCCTCTTTTTGCTCACCGGCATCCTGGGTTTCGGCGTGGTGCTCTACATCCTGGGCTGGATCATCATCCCCGACAACCCCGCCGGCCTGACCGTGACCCCGCGTCCGCCCTCGGCCAATGCCCGCTACTTCTGGGGAATGGTTCTCATCCTGTTGGGGGTGGTGTTCCTGGCGGAAGCCAATGACTGGGACTGGCTGGTGCCCTGGCGCTGGCGTCTTTACTGGCCGGACTGGTTGAGTTGGGGGGTGATGTTCTCTGTGTTGCTGATCGGGTTGGGACTGCTGATGATTTACCGCAGCTTCACCACCCCCCCGGCAATCTCTGCGACCACAACTTTTCCCGCGTTTCAGACTGCGTCTTCAGGAGGGCCTGTGATGAATTCCAAACGATTGACCCGTTCCGTCAAGGAACGCATGGTGGGAGGGGTGTGCGGCGGTTTAGCCGAGTATTTCAATATTGATCCCTCATTGGTGCGCATCCTGTGGGTCATCATGACTTTTGTCAGCGGCTTCTTTTTCGGCATCGTGATCTACATCATCATGATGGTGGTCGTGCCCGAGCAACGGCTGGATTCGAGCGAGTCCAGTGCGACCAGGAGTCCGGGCTGATACCGGCGCCGTCCTTCGGCCTTCGCCGTGGGCTCGGCTGTGGATGATTCTCCCGCCACGGCATTGCACACTGTGTAATTCCAACTGGTGACTCGAGGAGAGAAGAGGATGGCAGCGCCGCGTCGTTCATTTTTGCCCGGCATTATTCTGATTCTGATCGGCTTGTTTCTCCTGGGCGATCGCCTCAATCTGCCCTGGCCCGGTTTTGATGTCATCTATCCGGTTCTGTTCATCATCTTCGGTCTGGCGGGCGCAGCCCGCATACGCCTCGGCGATCAAAGCCGGCAGGGCGTTTTCAGCGCTTTCTTCTGGTTGACGCTGGGTCTCTTTTTCCTGCTGCGCAATCTCGATTACATTCCCTATCGTCCCTGGCCCTGGGAGATCGTCGTGACGGCCATCGGCATGGGTTTCCTGGGCAGGTTCCTGTTCCGGCCCAGTGAGTGGGGCACGCTGGTGCCTGCTGCCGCGTTCCTCTTTTTGGGCGGCGGCGCTCTGCTGGATTATTATGAAGTGGTATATTTCCCCTTCTGTAATCTGCAACGCTACTGGCCGGTTCTCCTGATTGCCATCGGTGTTGGCCTGGTCATCAACGGTGTGCGCAAGGCGGCGTAACCCGCGTGCCTCCTGCTCTCCGCCGGTCGTGCCCGCGACATTCGATTTGACATTCAAAGCCTCATTCCCTACCTTCCTGTCCGCTTCTGTCTCCGGAATTTCGAGGAATTGGTCAACGCCTCACTGTTCAAACGCAGGGAATCGCACGCATGATGGCAGCCAGCAAACCGGGCCGGAAAGCCAAACGCACCTCTTCCCGTTTCACCCCCGAAGAAGTTCTGCAGGACTATCGCCTCGCCTGTCTGAGCCGGCAGGTCAGTCTGATCAGCCGGAAGGAAGTGATGGGAGGCAAGGCCAAGTTCGGCATTTTCGGCGATGGCAAGGAAGTGGCGCAACTGGCGATGGCCAGAGTTTTCCAGAAGGGTGACTTTCGCGCGGGCTACTACCGCGACCAGACTTTCATGTTTGCCACCGGCATGTGCAGCCTGCGCGAGTATTTCGCCCAGCTTTATGCGCATGCCGATGTTGAGGCGGAGCCGAACAGTGCCGGCCGCGCCATGAACGCCCACTTCGCCACCCGCAGCCTGGAGAGCGACGGTCGCTGGAAAAATTTGATGGCGATGCCCAACTCCTCCGCCGATGTCTCGCCCACCGGCGCGCAAATGCCGCGGCTCGTGGGCCTCGCCCAGGCCTCCCGGCTCTATCGCGAACTGCAAGAGCTGAAACAATTTTCGACCTTTTCCCACAACGGCAACGAAATTGCCTTCGGCACGATTGGAAACGCCACCTGCGCCGAGGGCATTTTTTGGGAATCGCTCAACGCCATTGGCGTGTTGCAGGTGCCGGCGATCATCTCGATTTGGGATGATGAATACGGCATTTCCGTGCCCAACAAACATCAAATCACCAAGGCCAATCTCTCGGAATTGCTGCAGGGCTTTCAGCGCCGCCGCGGCACGCGCAACGGTTTCGATTTGTACTCGGTGCGCGGCTGGGATTATCCGGGCTTGCGCGAGGTCTACGCGCGCGCCACGGCCATCGTGCGCCGTGAGCATGTGCCCGCCATCATTCATGTGACGGAATTGACCCAGCCCCAGGGCCATTCCACTTCCGGCAGCCATGAACGCTACAAATCCCGCGAACGGCTGGCCTGGGAACAGGAGTTCGACTGCCTGCGCAAGATGCGTGAGTGGATGCTGCAGGAACGCCTCGCCAGCGCGGAGCAACTGGACCGCCTGGAAGCGGAATGCCAGCGCCTGGTGGTCGCGGCGCGTGATGAGGCCTGGCAGGCTTATCTTGCGCCGATTCTGGCGGAGCAGAAGACAGTCGCCGACATGATCGAGGCCCTGGCCCAACAATCTCCGCAAGCCGAGAAGTTGCGCAGGTGCCGCGCGGCGCTTTTGGCCAATCCCCAGCCGCTGCGTCGCGACTTGATGACAACAGCCGCCGAGGTGCTGCTGCTCACCCGCGGAGAGGACGTCCCGGCACGCGCCCGGCTCGCGCACTGGCGGCGCAGCTTCGACCAGGCCACGCAGGAACGCTACAGCTCTCATCTCTACAACCCCACCGCCAGCTCCGCGCTGCAGGTGCGGGAAATCAAACCCGTCTATCCGGCCAAGCCGGTGCTGGTGAATGGTTTCGAGATTTTGAATGCCTGTTTCGATGCGGCGCTGGCGCGTGATCCGCGGGTGCTGGCCTTCGGCGAAGACGTCGGCCGGCTGGGCGATGTCAATCAGGGCTTCCGCGGCTTGCAGGAAAAATACGGCGAATGGCGCGTCGCCGACACCGGCATCCGCGAGTGCACCATCATCGGCCAGGCCATTGGGCTGGCCATGCGTGGTCTGCGGCCGATTGCCGAGATTCAATATCTCGACTACCTGCTTTACGCTCTGCAAATTCTCTCCGATGATCTCGCCACTCTGCTGTGGCGGACGAAAGGCGGGCAAAAGGCACCGGTCATCGTGCGCACACGCGGCCACCGCCTGGAAGGCATCTGGCATTCCGGTTCACTGATGGCCGGTATCATTCACCTGGTGCGCGGTCTGCATGTGCTCGTGCCGCGCAACATGACGCAGGCCGCGGGATTCTACAACACCCTGCTGCAAGCCGACGATCCCGCGATTCTGGTGGAAGTGTTGAATGGCTACCGTTTGAAGGAGATGCTGCCGGAGAACATCGGGGAATTCACGCTCCCGCTCGGTGTGCCGGAGATTCTGCGGGCGGGCAGTGATCTCACCATCGTCACCTATGGCGCCTGTTGCCGGCTGGTGTTGGAAGCTGCGGAACGGCTGCACGCCGTCAATGTCGAAGCCGAGGTGATCGACGTGCGCTCGCTGCTGCCGTTCGATCTGCCCGGCATGATCGGCGCCTCGCTGCAAAAGACCAATCGCATTCTCTTCGTCGATGAAGATGTCCCGGGCGGCACCACCGCCTACATGCTGCAGGAAGTGCTGGAACGCCAGGGTGGTTACCGCTGGCTGGATTCGCCGCCGCGCACACTGCCGGGCCAGCCGCATCGTCCCGCCTACGGCTCGGACGGTGATTACTGGTCGAAGCCCAATGTCGAAACGATTTTTGCCGCCGCGTATGCTTTGATGCACGAGGCGGATCCGCGGCGCTATCCCGCGATTTTTTGACAGGGGTGCCGGCCGGCAGGAGCCCGCCAGCGCGAGCACGGCTTTGTTTCCCAACCAGCAAAATGCCATTCCGCCGCAGCGCCTCCGCGAGGCTGCGCCCGGGCAGGGACCGGCGGATTTCATTGCGAGGGCGAGAGTCCCTGCGTGAGCTGGGTGATGCGCTCCTGGAACATGTGTTCGGGCATGCGGCAGGGCAGCCCACCCTCCTGCAGGTCACACCTTCCCCACAACAAACACTCAATTGAACAAATTCGGCTGCCGTCCTCGGGCTTGTCCTGCAGATCGAGCAGCGGCAGGATGGCGCGCACGCCGCGGCTCTGATACTTGGCCGGCGCGCCGAGCAAATGGCGTTGCACCATGCGCCGGAAACGGCCATGATTTTCGGATTGCGCCGGCAGCAGCTCCTCCGGCCGGCGCAGGCGCACTGCCCGCTGCAGGCGGGAGTCATCGTTCAGATAACCCCAAAACTCCAGCCGCAGGCGCAGCAGATCCTGCGTGGCAATTTGCAGCGACAACCCCTCCCGGATTTCGCGATAATCGTGCACGCAATTGAGAATCAATTTGGGTGAGAGCGCATTGATGATCCGGAAAAAGCGCAGCGCGTCGCGCACGCTGTGCTCGCGCAGACTGCGCCCGATTGCGGTGAGCAGGCGCTGATCCTGCAGATGGGTGGGATCCCGGGAACGGTCGAGCAGCGCCAGCACTTTGGGCGAATCCTGAAAAGAGCGGCGCAGCAGGCGAAAGACGGCAACTTTGAGAAAGTTGTAACATTCCTGAATCGAGGTCGGCTCGGGCGTGGCGACCACGATCTGGACGTCGCCGGCGTTGAACAAATCCACCTCATTGAAAGACGAACCGGCGCCGATGTCGACGATCACGAAATCCGCGGGGAGCTGGCGCAGATGACGGATGATTTTGAGCTTTTCGTTGTATTCGAGGTTGGCGAAACCGGCGCTGCCAGCCGCGCCGCAGATCAATTGCACGCCCGGTAGTGGCGAGTCAAGCAGAATGT
Proteins encoded in this window:
- a CDS encoding PspC domain-containing protein; translation: MNQPFQTPQPSAPPAGGPRRLYRSLSDRRIAGLCGGIAEYLGIDTLLVRILFLLTGILGFGVVLYILGWIIIPDNPAGLTVTPRPPSANARYFWGMVLILLGVVFLAEANDWDWLVPWRWRLYWPDWLSWGVMFSVLLIGLGLLMIYRSFTTPPAISATTTFPAFQTASSGGPVMNSKRLTRSVKERMVGGVCGGLAEYFNIDPSLVRILWVIMTFVSGFFFGIVIYIIMMVVVPEQRLDSSESSATRSPG
- a CDS encoding DUF5668 domain-containing protein translates to MAAPRRSFLPGIILILIGLFLLGDRLNLPWPGFDVIYPVLFIIFGLAGAARIRLGDQSRQGVFSAFFWLTLGLFFLLRNLDYIPYRPWPWEIVVTAIGMGFLGRFLFRPSEWGTLVPAAAFLFLGGGALLDYYEVVYFPFCNLQRYWPVLLIAIGVGLVINGVRKAA
- a CDS encoding thiamine pyrophosphate-dependent enzyme, with the translated sequence MAASKPGRKAKRTSSRFTPEEVLQDYRLACLSRQVSLISRKEVMGGKAKFGIFGDGKEVAQLAMARVFQKGDFRAGYYRDQTFMFATGMCSLREYFAQLYAHADVEAEPNSAGRAMNAHFATRSLESDGRWKNLMAMPNSSADVSPTGAQMPRLVGLAQASRLYRELQELKQFSTFSHNGNEIAFGTIGNATCAEGIFWESLNAIGVLQVPAIISIWDDEYGISVPNKHQITKANLSELLQGFQRRRGTRNGFDLYSVRGWDYPGLREVYARATAIVRREHVPAIIHVTELTQPQGHSTSGSHERYKSRERLAWEQEFDCLRKMREWMLQERLASAEQLDRLEAECQRLVVAARDEAWQAYLAPILAEQKTVADMIEALAQQSPQAEKLRRCRAALLANPQPLRRDLMTTAAEVLLLTRGEDVPARARLAHWRRSFDQATQERYSSHLYNPTASSALQVREIKPVYPAKPVLVNGFEILNACFDAALARDPRVLAFGEDVGRLGDVNQGFRGLQEKYGEWRVADTGIRECTIIGQAIGLAMRGLRPIAEIQYLDYLLYALQILSDDLATLLWRTKGGQKAPVIVRTRGHRLEGIWHSGSLMAGIIHLVRGLHVLVPRNMTQAAGFYNTLLQADDPAILVEVLNGYRLKEMLPENIGEFTLPLGVPEILRAGSDLTIVTYGACCRLVLEAAERLHAVNVEAEVIDVRSLLPFDLPGMIGASLQKTNRILFVDEDVPGGTTAYMLQEVLERQGGYRWLDSPPRTLPGQPHRPAYGSDGDYWSKPNVETIFAAAYALMHEADPRRYPAIF
- a CDS encoding P-loop NTPase — protein: MPLSPPETNPVSEHHRASSHRPLRIITVAGGKGGVGKTVVSASLALVLQQLQASVVLVDADLGGANLHTLMGIDLPARTLHDFISRHCRNLADILLDSPLPGVQLICGAAGSAGFANLEYNEKLKIIRHLRQLPADFVIVDIGAGSSFNEVDLFNAGDVQIVVATPEPTSIQECYNFLKVAVFRLLRRSFQDSPKVLALLDRSRDPTHLQDQRLLTAIGRSLREHSVRDALRFFRIINALSPKLILNCVHDYREIREGLSLQIATQDLLRLRLEFWGYLNDDSRLQRAVRLRRPEELLPAQSENHGRFRRMVQRHLLGAPAKYQSRGVRAILPLLDLQDKPEDGSRICSIECLLWGRCDLQEGGLPCRMPEHMFQERITQLTQGLSPSQ